From the Candidatus Thorarchaeota archaeon genome, one window contains:
- a CDS encoding GNAT family N-acetyltransferase gives MPFIREVAEKDLDTIKEIETACFPAPWNPEIFDILARWDGTIPLKDGRILHMKVLENDRQLCGYAVWEEIKGGSEGHLMNIAIAEGKRQQGYGKMLLEHVFKSLRVNGFSECWLEVREGNKEAKSLYESMGMSPNERIPKYYDGEDAIRYRIEL, from the coding sequence ATGCCATTCATCAGAGAAGTAGCAGAGAAAGACTTGGACACCATTAAAGAAATCGAAACAGCGTGTTTTCCGGCTCCATGGAATCCTGAAATATTCGATATCCTAGCACGTTGGGATGGCACTATTCCCCTGAAGGATGGACGAATACTCCACATGAAGGTTCTCGAGAACGATCGGCAATTGTGCGGCTATGCAGTATGGGAGGAAATCAAGGGGGGTTCCGAAGGGCATCTCATGAACATCGCAATTGCTGAAGGAAAACGGCAACAAGGATACGGGAAAATGCTTCTAGAGCATGTATTCAAATCTCTTCGAGTTAATGGTTTTAGCGAATGTTGGCTGGAAGTCAGAGAGGGAAATAAGGAAGCAAAATCCCTCTATGAGAGTATGGGAATGAGTCCAAACGAACGCATCCCCAAATATTACGATGGCGAAGATGCCATTAGGTACCGTATTGAATTATGA